One stretch of Lemur catta isolate mLemCat1 chromosome 2, mLemCat1.pri, whole genome shotgun sequence DNA includes these proteins:
- the LOC123632081 gene encoding nociceptin receptor-like, producing the protein MEPNATFTARLTATPERLLRLIFAGFCGAILLAGLLANGLMLLVVGRGAGAPCPLLALTHSLMVNISLSDLLFLACVVPVQLLRFLQRDWWLGPAVCTTSQAASTATMFCTFYSMVATALLRHVAVARPDVALPAGRSTRLLLCGAMWVLGLTASLPNWLFQRVAVEEETAGAPTARACLLLLSPARTSGYFTLLGALAFLPCLLGLGCSFSHMRWLLWARPRGPAGESTQEHQENTGLILVVLLVFVLMWGPCSVLGYVAAMGLLPATPEAFVASSLCTILAYSNCAVSPILCFYLSRPFRAGLRDLFCRLLTARRPRGVGGAAMGLERVQPGQERAPGGPWGPVGV; encoded by the coding sequence ATGGAGCCCAACGCCACGTTCACTGCCCGCCTCACCGCCACACCTGAGCGACTGCTCCGACTCATCTTTGCCGGGTTCTGCGGTGCCATCCTGCTGGCGGGGCTGCTGGCCAACGGGCTCATGCTGCTGGTGGTGGGCCGGGGCGCAGGCGCCCCCTGCCCGCTCCTCGCCCTGACCCACAGCCTCATGGTGAACATCTCGCTGTCCGACCTGCTGTTCCTGGCCTGCGTGGTGCCCGTGCAGCTGCTGCGCTTCCTGCAGCGCGACTGGTGGCTGGGCCCCGCCGTCTGCACCACCAGCCAGGCCGCCAGCACGGCCACCATGTTCTGCACCTTCTACAGCATGGTGGCCACCGCTCTTCTGCGCCATGTGGCCGTAGCCCGGCCTGACGTGGCCTTACCAGCTGGCCGAAGCACCCGCTTGCTGCTCTGTGGGGCCATGTGGGTCCTGGGCCTCACTGCGTCCCTGCCCAACTGGCTGTTCCAGCGGGTGGCAGTGGAGGAGGAGACAGCGGGGGCCCCCACGGCCCGGGCCTGCCTCTTGCTCCTGAGCCCCGCTCGGACCTCTGGCTACTTCACCTTGCTGGGAGCCCTGgccttcctgccctgcctgctggggctgggctgctCTTTCAGCCACATGCGCTGGCTCCTGTGGGCGCGGCCCCGAGGGCCCGCGGGGGAGAGCACCCAGGAGCACCAAGAGAACACAGGGCTCATCCTCGTGGTGCTGCTGGTTTTCGTGCTGATGTGGGgcccctgctctgtgctgggctaCGTGGCGGCCATGGGCCTCCTGCCCGCCACACCAGAGGCTTTTGTGGCCTCCAGCCTCTGCACCATCCTGGCCTACTCCAATTGTGCTGTCAGCCCCATCCTCTGCTTCTACCTCTCCCGCCCCTTCCGGGCAGGACTCAGGGACCTCTTCTGTAGGCTGCTGACTGCCAGGCGTCCCAGAGGTGTGGGAGGGGCAGCCATGGGGCTGGAAAGAGTCCAGCCTGGCCAGGAGAGGGCCCCGGGGGGCCCGTGGGGCCCGGTGGGGGTCTGA